The DNA region GCCCAGCCGTGGGCCGGGAGAGTCACGCGGGCGCCGGGGCCGCCGGCCTCGGCGAGATCGCCGCCGCCGGCCTCGATTGCCCGGGCCTCCGGCACCGGCAGCGTCGCGGCCGCGTCGGCGAGGTTCAGGGCGGTCAGCACCCGCGCGCTCCCGTCGCCCAGCGCGAGCACGATCTGCGCGTTGGCGAGGTGCAGCGCCCGCGCCCGCGCGCGGTGCAGCCCGGCCTGGCGCCGCCGGAGGGCGATCAGGTCCTGGTGCAGCCGGTAGATCGGCCAGCCGTACGGGGCGAGATCCGCGGGCGTCGGCGGGAAGGCCGGCCGGATGGCGTCGTCGCCGCCGACCCGCTCCTCCTTCACGCCGCGGAAGGCCTGCTCGTCGCCGGCGTAGATCGAGGGCGTCCCGCCGCAGGTCAGCAGGAGCGCCAGCGCGTGCGGCAGGTGGCGCTCGTCGGTGAGGCGGCTCGCGATCCGCGTCACGTCGTGGTTGCCCACGAAGGTCAGGGGCGCGAACCTGTCGAGATAGGCGTTGTGCCGGTCCAGGGCGTGGGCCAGCTCGAACAGGTTGCGGTCGTTGAGGGCGCTCCAGATCGCCTTCCACAGCTCGTACTGGGTCACCGCGTCCATGCCGGTGTCCTGGACGATTCGGGCGTAGTCGCCGTGGATCACCTCGCCGACGATGTAGGCCTCCGGATGCGCGAGGCGGACCTGCCGCAGCACCCGCGCCCAGAAGCGCGGCGGCACCGCGTAGGCCGCGTCCAGCCGCCAGCCGTCGGCACCCCGGGCGAGCCAGTGGCCCATGACGGCGGCGACGTGGTCGGCGACGCGCGGGTCGTCGTGGTTGAGCGTGACGAGCTGCCGGTGCCCCTCGAAGCAGGCGTAGTCCGGCTCGATGCCCGGACCGGAGCCCCGCGGCCAGGACAGCCTGAACCAGCCGGCCTGTCCGGATTCGGGCCCGTGCCGCAGGACGTCCTGGAAGGCCGGATGCGCCCGCCCGACATGGTTGAAGACGCCGTCGAGCAGGACCCGGAGGCCGCGGGCACGGGCCGCCGCGATCAGCGCGTCGAAATCGGCCTCGTCGCCCAGCCGCGGATCGATGCGGAAATGGTCGACCGTGTCGTAGCCGTGCGTAGAGGCGGCGAAGATCGGCCCCAGCGCCAGCCCGGACGCGCCGAGCTCGACCGCGTAGTCGAGCCAGCCGTGCAGGTGGGCGAGGCGGTGCGTGACCGGCGCGGCCGCGTCGGCCTGGTCAGGAGCCCCGACGAAGCGGAGGGGAAAGACCTGCCACCAGACTGCCTGTTCGATCC from Methylobacterium sp. NMS14P includes:
- a CDS encoding alpha-amylase family glycosyl hydrolase; its protein translation is MASWIEQAVWWQVFPLRFVGAPDQADAAAPVTHRLAHLHGWLDYAVELGASGLALGPIFAASTHGYDTVDHFRIDPRLGDEADFDALIAAARARGLRVLLDGVFNHVGRAHPAFQDVLRHGPESGQAGWFRLSWPRGSGPGIEPDYACFEGHRQLVTLNHDDPRVADHVAAVMGHWLARGADGWRLDAAYAVPPRFWARVLRQVRLAHPEAYIVGEVIHGDYARIVQDTGMDAVTQYELWKAIWSALNDRNLFELAHALDRHNAYLDRFAPLTFVGNHDVTRIASRLTDERHLPHALALLLTCGGTPSIYAGDEQAFRGVKEERVGGDDAIRPAFPPTPADLAPYGWPIYRLHQDLIALRRRQAGLHRARARALHLANAQIVLALGDGSARVLTALNLADAAATLPVPEARAIEAGGGDLAEAGGPGARVTLPAHGWAILTV